The genomic segment CCCGACGCGGCCGGTCGTGTGGATGATCTGGCGCTGGAGGTTGGAGAGGTCGACGACGTCGTCGTCGACGATGCCCAGCGTGCCGACGCCGGCGGCCGCGAGGTACAGCGCGGTCGGCGAGCCCAGGCCCCCGGCGCCGAGCAGCAGCACCTTGGCGTCCAGGAGCTTCTGCTGGCCGTCGACGCCGACCTCGGGCAGCAGGAAGTGGCGGGAGTAGCGCTGGCGCTGCTCGGGTGTGAAGGCGCGGGGCACCTCGACGGCGTAGCCGCGGTCCTTCCACAGCGTGTAGCCGCCGGTCATCGACTCGACGTGCTCGTAGCCCAGGTCGTCGCGCAGCGTCTTGGCCGCCAGCGCGGAGCGGTTGCCCGAGGCGCAATAGAGGATGACCCGCTGGGAGCGGTCGGGCGCCGCGCCCTCGATGCGCGACTCCAGGAAGCCGCGTGGGACGTGGTGGGCGCCCGGCAGGTGGCCGGCGTCCCACTCGTCGCTCTCGCGGACGTCCACGATCACGGCCTGGTCACCGCCGGTGACCTCGCTGACGGCCGACGGGTCGACCTCGTCGATCTGGGCCTTGACCTGCTTGATGAACTCGGCGCCGGAAGGGCTCACTTGCTAATCACCTGAACGTCGGTCGGGATTCCAACTTCAGAAAGTGTAGCGACCGGCGCGCGGGAGGCGCGGGGGGTTCGCCGACCGCCCCTCCGGGGTGCCCCCCGGCACCGGAGAGACGGTCGCACGATCCCACCGCGAAAGGGCCACCGCGGCGCCACGAGACCATGTGGCGCCCCTCGGATCAGGAGGGAAGGTCGGTGGATGTTCCGGGACTTGCTGCACGAGGAGTATCGGGTTGGGCGGCAGCGACCGATATGGGGTGAAGACCCCAAATGCGCCGACCCACGCTCGCGACCCAGATCCTGGCGGTCAACGCCCTCCTCATCACCGCCACCGGCCTGGCCGCGGTGGCGGTCGCCCGCCTGTCGCTGGAGGACGTCGTCGGCCGCCGGCAGGCCCTCGTGCTCGTCGCCGGCATCCTCGGGGCCGTGCTCGTCAACGGCGTGGTGCTGCGGCGCCGCTTCGCCCCGCTGGACCACCTCATCGACGTGATGGAGCGGATCGACCTCACGCGGCCCGGCGTGCGGGCCGAGATCCCCGGCGCCGACTCCGAGGACGTCATCCGCCTCGTGCAGGCCTTCAACCGCATGCTCGGCCGCCTGGAGGACGAGCGCACCCGGACGGCCGCCGCGGTGCTCCAGGGCCAGGAGAGCGAGCGCGCGCGTCTCGCGCGCGACCTGCACGACGAGTGCAACCAGGCGCTGACCGGCGTCCTGCTGCGCCTGCAGGCCACGATGCAGCACGCCCCCCAGGAGCTGCGCGCCGAGCTGCAGGACACCAAGGAGGTCGCCGCCGCCGCCATGGAGGAGCTCCTGCGCCTGGCCCGCGAGCTGCGCCCCGCCGCCCTGGACGACCACGGCCTGCACGCCGCGCTGCGCACGCAGGCCGAGCGCTTCGCCGAGCAGACCGGCGTCCCGGTCGAGCTGCGGGTCTACGACGAGCTGCTCGACATCCCCGAGCACGAGCAGACCGTCGTCTACCGCGTCGTGCAGGAGTCCCTGTCCAACGCCGGGCGCCACGCGCAGGCCTCGCGCGTCGTCGTCGAGCTCGGCCGCGACCACGGCCGGCCCGTCGTGCGCATCGCCGACGACGGGGTCGGCTTCGCCAGCCTCACGGGCGACGGCATCGGCCTCGTGGGCATGCGTGAGCGCGCGCGCCTGGCGCACGGGCGCCTCGAGGTCCAGTCCGTCGTGGGCCGCGGCACGACGGTGGAGCTGCGCCTGGACCGCGACCTGTGGGCCGCCGAGACCGAGCGTGAGGCCGCCTGATGCGCCTGCTCATCGCCGACGACCACGGCGTGGTGCGCAGCGGGCTGCGGCTGCTGCTCGAGCGCCAGGCCGACATGGAGGTCGTCGCGGAGGCCGGCGACGGCGCCGAGGCCGTCCAGCGGGCCATCCAGGAGCGCCCCGACGTCTGCATCCTCGACGTCTCGATGCCCAAGCTGACCGGGCTGCAGGCCGCGCGCGAGATCCGCGCCCAGGTGCCCGACAGCGCGGTGCTCATCCTCTCCATGCACGACGACGACCGCTACCTCTTCGAGGCCCTGAAGGCCGGCGCGGGCGGCTACGTGCTCAAGAAGGAGGCCGACGAGTTCCTCGTCGACGCCGTCCGCTCGGTCCTGCGCGGCGAGCCGTTTCTGACCAACGCCGCCCAGCGCGCACTGGTGCGCGAGTGGATGGCCGACGACAGCGCCGGCCCGGTCGAGCCGCTCACCCCGCGCGAGCAGGAGGTCCTCAAGCTCATCGCCGAGGCCCACACCAACCGCGAGATCGGCGAGATCCTGCACCTGGCCGAGAAGACGGTCGAGTCCCATCGCGGCAACCTGCTGCGCAAGCTGGGCATGCGCGACCGCGTGGAGCTCGTCCGCTACGCGATCCGCCGCGGCCTGATCGAGCCCTGACCGCGGCCCTCGGCCGGCCGTACGCGGGCCTCTCGCGACGCCCGCGGGGCCGATGGGTCATCCTTGGGGGTGGTGAGCGAGCAGCAGCAGGATCACGAGAGCGCCGTCGCGGCGCAGCCGGCCGGCGAGCCGGCCGCCCCCACGGCACCGCCCGTCCCCGCCCCGGAGGAGCCCACGGTGCCGCCGGCGGCCGTCCCTGCGCCGGATCCGGTCGCCGACGCCCCGGCCGCGTCCGAGCCTGCGCCCGGGCCCGAGCCCGCTGCGGCGTCCGAGCCCGAGCCCGTCGTGGGCCCGAAGATCGTCGTGGGCCCGAAGATCGTCGGCGTCATCGAGGAGAAGCCGCTCCCGGTCGTCAAGAAGCGCCTGCAGGAGAAGCCCAAGCGCGAGCCGCTGCCCTGGCCCGAGCTGCGGGCCGCCGTCGCCGCGACCCGCGACGACCTCGATGTCGCCGAGCTCAAGGAGCTCTTCCGCCTGTTCCCGCAGAAGCTGCGCGACGAGGTCACCGAGAGCGTGCGCGGCTTCCAGAAGGGTGCGCGGCGCCCCGTCTCCCAGCACGCCGCCAAGCAGCTGGCCCGTGCGTCGCACACCGCCCGGCGGATGAAGAAGAACTCGCATCCGAGCTCCGAGGTCGGCGAGGCGCTCGGCCAGGCCATGGCCGCCGAGCTCATCGCGTCGCTGGAGCCCGAGAAGGCCGCCCAGGTCATCCTCCCCAAGCGCGACCTGCTCGAGCGCGAGGCGCGCCAGGCCCACCGCCGCGCCCGCGACGAGGAGGACAGGCGCCGCGACGAGCAGCGCCGCAAGCGGCGCGAGGACGCCCGCTCCTCACGTCAGCAGACCTCCTTCGGCGAGTTCTCCGGGGCCAAGATCAAGGGCCTGGACGAGATCGCCGCGCTGTTCCAGCAGCCCGGCGGCGACCCGGAGCCCGAGCCGGAGGCGCCCGCTCCCGAGGCCCCCGAGCCCGCTGCCGCCCCCGAGCCCGCTGCCGCCCTCGAGGCCACCGAGGCCACCGAGGCCACCGAGGCCCCCGAGGGCCAGGCGGTCCCGGCGCCCGAGCCGGACCCCGCCCCCGAGGCCGACGCCGCGCCCGGCGCCGCCGAGGCCGCGGCGCCGGACCCCGACGCGTCCTGAGCCGGACGCCTACCCTCTGAGGCGCATGCCGGCCCGCGCCCGTCTGACGCTCCTGCTGACCGCGAGCCTCGTGCTCGTCGCCGCGCTGGCGATCGTGGTCTTCGCGGGCTCGGGCGGCCACGAGCGCTCGGGCAAGGGCTTCGAGGGCTCCCTGCGCCCCGAGGGCATCCCGCCGGCCGACTTCTCCCTGCGCGACCAGGACGGCAGGACCGTCAGCCTGGCGGCCTACCGCGGCCGGCCGGTGATCCTCACGTTCATGTACTCGACCTGCAAGGACACGTGCCCGCTCACGGCCCAGCAGATCCGGATCGCGATGGACGACCTCGGCCACGACGTCCCGGCGCTGGCCGTCTCCGTCGACCCGGCCAACGACACCGAGCTCAACGCGAAGCGCTTCCTGCTCCAGCAGCACCTCAGCGGACGCATGCGGTTCCTGATGGGCAGCCGCGCGCAGCTGCAGCCCATCTGGAAGGCCTACGGCATCGAGCCGCAGGGCAAGAAGTTCGACCACTCGGCCTACGTGCTGCTCATCGACGCGCGCGGCGTCCAACGCATCGGCTGGCCCGTGTCCCAGCTGACGCCCGAGGGCCTGGCGCATGACCTGCGCCTGCTCGGCGCCGCGGCCTGAGCGCCGCGCGCCCGGCCGCGCTCAGACCGGACGGCCCTCGTCGGGCTCCTCGTCCTCGCCGCCGCCCGAGCGCCGGTCCTTCCAGCTCTGGTAGCCCAGCGCGCCCACGACGACGGCCACGGGCGCCAGGTACAGCAGCCCGGCGATCCAGTGGCCCGCGTGGGCCACGATGAGCAGCGCGGTCATTGCTGGGCGGCGGCCGACAGCAGCCACAGGCCGAGGGAGGTGAACGCCACCATGACCGCCAGCATCCAGTACTGCGAGCGGGTCGCGTCGCGCACGCGGTCGAAGACGGCCAGCGCCCGGTCGTGGGCCAGCGTCAGGCCGGCCACGTGGCCGAGGACGAGCGCAGCGACCTGCACGTACCAGATGCCCGTGGCGCTGATCCACGTGTAGTTGATCGTCCACGAGCGCGTGCCCAGCAGGTCGGAGCCGTGACCGAGCGGGTCGGAGAGCAGGGCGCCCAGCGCCTGGCCCTGGTAGGCCAGCAGCGAGAAGTAGTGCGCCACGACGTAGGCCAGTGCGATGGGGACCAGCGTGTGGGCGAAGGAGGGCGCCAGCTCGGACGCCGGCCGGCGCCGGCCGACGGTGTGCATCCCGGCCACGCCCAGGCGGTACAGGAGCCCGATGAGGGCGACCATGACGAGCATGCCCACCGTGCCCGCCCACTCCAGCGCGTGCTCGGCATTGAGCCCCAGGTCGGCGAAGAAGCTCTGCAGGTGCGGGACGATCGAGTTCCACAGGCGGCCCTGCGAGAAGCCGTCGAAGCTCGTCGTGCCGATCATCGTGCACAGCAGCGCGACGGTGCCCGCAACGGGCGTCAGCGACGGGACGCCGCCCAGCGGCGGCCGGCGCCACAGCGCACGATCGTGCCAGTGCAGCGGCGAGACGCAGGCGAAGAGGCCGAAGTAGACGCCGAAGGCGTCGCCGCGCCGCGACCACGCCTCGACCCCGTAGAGGCTCTGGCCCACGAGCTGCACGGCGGCGTAGGCGACCGCCATGATCGCCAGCTTCGTGGGGTCGTCCTTGTTGGCGTAGACGAGCTCGACCCAGGCGAAGACGAGGATGCCCACCACGGCCGGCCAGCGCCCCAGCGCCGGCGGGTAGGGCAGCGGGTCCAGCCCCGCGTCGGCGCCGCCGAGCCGGCGGCTCGCCCACCCCACGGCCTTGCCGACCGCCAGCCAGGGGTTGAACGCGCGGAAGACGTCGCCGAGCAGCGCGGAGGCGAACGGGAACCCGACCCAGAACAGGACGTAGATGACGGTCGGCGCGAGGTTGGCGGTCGCCGACTGCGTCCCCGCGAAGCCCGCGTAGACCGTGAGGGCGAACGCGGCGACGCCGACCATGCCGGCCAGGACCTCCAGGATCCGCGGGACGCCGGCGACGCGGTGCTCGACCACGTGCTGCAGGCGCGGGACGGCCCACAGCACCGCCAGGCCGACGAACGAGGCGACGAGCACCACGGCCGCCGCCCAGGCGAACAGCCAGCGCGGGATCGGCAGGTCCTGCTTGCCCACCAGGCCGTGGGCGGAGGCCGCGGCGGGCAGCGCCAGCGCGGCGGCCGTGACGAGCAGGGCGACGCGCGCGCCGAGGCGCGCGCGGCTCACGGGGTGACCTCGAGCTCGGCGATCTGCGTGGCGTGGCCCTCGAGCTCGACGACGAACCGGCCCTCGATGCGCCCGGGGATCGTGAAGCTCGCCGAGCCGCCCTGCCCCACGTCGGCGTGGACGTCGTAGCCGTGGACGTGGATCTCGTCGGCGGTGTCGGAGCGCACGCGGAAGCGGATCGTGTCGCCGCGCGTGAAGCTCAGGCGCTTGACGCCGCCCTTGGGCCTGGCGTCGACGACCTGGACGACGGGGATCGCGGGCGCCTTGGGCGCGGTCTGGGTCGTCGCCGCCGGGATGGTCGCACCGGTCGTCGCCGGCGCGGGCCTCGCGACGGCGACCTCGGGAGCCGTCGCCGTGGCCGGGGACGAGTCGTCCGATCCGCGGGCCACGACGAAGGCCACGACGAGCGCGACGACGGCGAGCACGAGGATCGCGATCCGGGCGCGGGGCGTCATGGCCCCACACCCTTCCAAATGCGGTGGCGGCACGTCGAGGACGCGGAGAGGCGCGCCCGGGGGCGCGCCTCTCGGTCCCGCATCGCTATCCGGCGCGCCGGGCCGCGCCGGACGCGATCAGCACTTGCCGATGTTCTTGGTCAGCGGCGTCACGACGCCGGCCTCGGAGGTGAACGTCACCGACGCGGAGCGCTGCTTGGTCTTGCAGCCGACGGACGAGAAGTAGCCGACCTTCTTGCCCTTGATGGTGCGCGACAGCTTCTTCCACGTGGACTTCACCGACGTCACGGCGACGTCGAGCCCGAGCTGGTGGCGCAGGCCGTTCGGCACGGTGAACGAGAGCGCGGCGCCCTTGCTCGTGTTGGCCCACTTGGCGTCGATGGCCTGCGAGATCGGGGCCACGCAGGCGCCCGGGGCGGTGCCGTCGAGGAACAGCGCGACCTTGTTGGTGCCTGCGGCGTAGGCCGTGAGCGTCAGGGTGCAGGTGGCGCTCTTGGGCGTGCCGACCTGGCCGATGTCGGCCGAGATCGAGCCGGTGCCGACGATGGCCTTCTTCGAGCAGCCCTGGTCGTTGGTGGCCGCGTTGATCTTGGCCGCGGTGCACGTCGTGGTGACCGCCCTCGTGTTCACCTTGGCCCCGCCGATGGTGAACTTGTAGGCCTTGACGATCTGCGGCAGGTTGCCCGCAGGATCGGTGATCGTGTAGTTGAAGCTGAAGCCCGTGATCTTGGGCTTGGCCTTCGTGCCGCCGGCCGGCACCTTGCCGGTGAAGTCATACGCGTTGGTCTGGGCGAAGGCGGTGGCGGCGATGCCGAGGACGGCGATCAGAGCAGCGACCACGAGGAAGCGCGACTTGCGCAACGGTTCTCTCCTCTTGTACTGATGGGGACAGGGAACGACGGTCCGACTCTGCCACAACCCGCCACCGCGTGCCGAGTTGCGGTGGGCCTCGGGAAGGTCCGCGGACAGCCGTCTGCGCTACCGTCGCTGCGCGCATGAGGGTGCCCACGGACACGATCGCCGCCCCGATGTTCCCCGCCGCCCTGCGGTGGCTCAACGTGGCGTCCCTGCGCATGGACCAGCAGCGCGGACGGCCCGTGCTGCTCGAGTTCTTCGACGTCTGCCGGCCGGCCTCCCTGCGGACGCTGCCCTACCTGCAGGCCTGGCACGAGCGCTACGAGGCCGACGGCCTGCGGGTCATCTCCGTCCACGCGCCCGGCTTCGCACCGGGCCGCGATGAGGCGGTCGTCGCCGCCGCCGTCGCGCGCCTGGGCATCGCGCACCCGGTGCTGCTCGACACCGAGCTGCAGCTCTGGCGCATCTACGAGAACGAGGGCTGGCCGGCCCGCTACCTCTTCGACCGCGATCTGCGGCTGTTCGAGGTCCACTTCGGCGAGGGCGGCTACCACGAGACCGAGGCGGCCATCCAGGAGCTGCTCGGCGTCGAGCGCGACCCGGTCGCCTTCCTGCACCCCGAGGACGACCCCGACGCGCGGATCGTCGTCCCCACGCCCGACCAGGAGGGCGCGTGGTCGGGCCCCTACGAGGCCGGCGCGGTCTGGGCGGTGCTCGAGGGGACCGGGACGCTGCGGGTCAACGGCGCCGACCGCGAGGTCGCCTGGACCGGCGCGCACCTGCTCGTCGACCACGGCCGCCACGAGCACGGCGTGCTCGAGATCGAGGCCGGGCCGGGAGTGACGGTCCATGCCGTCTGCTTCACGCCGGGTCTGGCCGCGGGCTGAAGTCCTGCAGCAGGCGCAGCAGCTGCGGCGCCCCCTCGTCGGCCACCACGATCGCGCCGCCCGGCCAGTAGGGGCTGGCCGACCGCGTGCGGTCGGTGAACCAGCCCTCGTTGACCCAGCTGCCGGTGTTGTGCAGCCACGCGCCCGAGGCCGTGCGCCACTCGAGCAGGTCGTCGTCGGGCAGCGGCCCCGTCCGGTGGCTGTGGCCGAAGATCACGTGCTCGGCCACGATGCCCAGGCGAGCCGTGACCTGCCCCATGCCCGTCAGCGCGTTGCGGCGCAACG from the Baekduia soli genome contains:
- the moeB gene encoding molybdopterin-synthase adenylyltransferase MoeB; this translates as MSPSGAEFIKQVKAQIDEVDPSAVSEVTGGDQAVIVDVRESDEWDAGHLPGAHHVPRGFLESRIEGAAPDRSQRVILYCASGNRSALAAKTLRDDLGYEHVESMTGGYTLWKDRGYAVEVPRAFTPEQRQRYSRHFLLPEVGVDGQQKLLDAKVLLLGAGGLGSPTALYLAAAGVGTLGIVDDDVVDLSNLQRQIIHTTGRVGVPKVDSAEEAINALNPDVEVRKYQARLDASNIVEIIKDYDIVVDGVDNFPTRYLLNDASVRLKIPVVSAAILGFEGQLSVFAPYDGPCYRCLFRQPPPAELAPSCGANGVLGVLPGTMGLLQATEVIKLIIGEGDPLIGRLLIYDALGATTTELKVRRDPECPICSREPESITDDELGVFPDYEAFCAAAG
- a CDS encoding sensor histidine kinase; translated protein: MRRPTLATQILAVNALLITATGLAAVAVARLSLEDVVGRRQALVLVAGILGAVLVNGVVLRRRFAPLDHLIDVMERIDLTRPGVRAEIPGADSEDVIRLVQAFNRMLGRLEDERTRTAAAVLQGQESERARLARDLHDECNQALTGVLLRLQATMQHAPQELRAELQDTKEVAAAAMEELLRLARELRPAALDDHGLHAALRTQAERFAEQTGVPVELRVYDELLDIPEHEQTVVYRVVQESLSNAGRHAQASRVVVELGRDHGRPVVRIADDGVGFASLTGDGIGLVGMRERARLAHGRLEVQSVVGRGTTVELRLDRDLWAAETEREAA
- a CDS encoding response regulator, coding for MRLLIADDHGVVRSGLRLLLERQADMEVVAEAGDGAEAVQRAIQERPDVCILDVSMPKLTGLQAAREIRAQVPDSAVLILSMHDDDRYLFEALKAGAGGYVLKKEADEFLVDAVRSVLRGEPFLTNAAQRALVREWMADDSAGPVEPLTPREQEVLKLIAEAHTNREIGEILHLAEKTVESHRGNLLRKLGMRDRVELVRYAIRRGLIEP
- a CDS encoding SCO family protein; translation: MPARARLTLLLTASLVLVAALAIVVFAGSGGHERSGKGFEGSLRPEGIPPADFSLRDQDGRTVSLAAYRGRPVILTFMYSTCKDTCPLTAQQIRIAMDDLGHDVPALAVSVDPANDTELNAKRFLLQQHLSGRMRFLMGSRAQLQPIWKAYGIEPQGKKFDHSAYVLLIDARGVQRIGWPVSQLTPEGLAHDLRLLGAAA
- a CDS encoding fenitrothion hydrolase: MSRARLGARVALLVTAAALALPAAASAHGLVGKQDLPIPRWLFAWAAAVVLVASFVGLAVLWAVPRLQHVVEHRVAGVPRILEVLAGMVGVAAFALTVYAGFAGTQSATANLAPTVIYVLFWVGFPFASALLGDVFRAFNPWLAVGKAVGWASRRLGGADAGLDPLPYPPALGRWPAVVGILVFAWVELVYANKDDPTKLAIMAVAYAAVQLVGQSLYGVEAWSRRGDAFGVYFGLFACVSPLHWHDRALWRRPPLGGVPSLTPVAGTVALLCTMIGTTSFDGFSQGRLWNSIVPHLQSFFADLGLNAEHALEWAGTVGMLVMVALIGLLYRLGVAGMHTVGRRRPASELAPSFAHTLVPIALAYVVAHYFSLLAYQGQALGALLSDPLGHGSDLLGTRSWTINYTWISATGIWYVQVAALVLGHVAGLTLAHDRALAVFDRVRDATRSQYWMLAVMVAFTSLGLWLLSAAAQQ
- a CDS encoding thioredoxin domain-containing protein; amino-acid sequence: MRVPTDTIAAPMFPAALRWLNVASLRMDQQRGRPVLLEFFDVCRPASLRTLPYLQAWHERYEADGLRVISVHAPGFAPGRDEAVVAAAVARLGIAHPVLLDTELQLWRIYENEGWPARYLFDRDLRLFEVHFGEGGYHETEAAIQELLGVERDPVAFLHPEDDPDARIVVPTPDQEGAWSGPYEAGAVWAVLEGTGTLRVNGADREVAWTGAHLLVDHGRHEHGVLEIEAGPGVTVHAVCFTPGLAAG